In the genome of Bacteroidota bacterium, one region contains:
- a CDS encoding phage Gp37/Gp68 family protein — protein sequence MQLSTIEWTDRTWNPVSGCTKVSQGCKNCYAQTLYERFNGKGSFGTIKLNHHKLTEPVGIKKPSKIFVNSMSDLFHEQVPFSFIDTVFNIMGQCHWHTFQVLTKRPKRMYDYYFSYREPFNPIPDNVWLGVSVEDQATANERIPILLDIPAKTRFISAEPLLDSFNLFSAYDIWLEKGNRVPVRPLRKMLHWVIAGGESGSGARPLSHHTVIKLQQECEINNIPFFFKQWGEYFPINRILTSKEVRQLGNMSPKKCITIGDTDFLKVGKKAAGSTLNGQEYKQFPTNI from the coding sequence ATGCAACTCTCAACAATTGAATGGACAGACCGCACCTGGAACCCCGTAAGCGGCTGTACCAAAGTAAGCCAAGGGTGTAAAAACTGTTACGCCCAAACCTTGTACGAGCGGTTTAATGGCAAAGGCAGCTTTGGCACCATAAAGCTAAACCACCACAAGCTAACCGAGCCCGTAGGCATAAAAAAGCCCAGCAAAATATTTGTTAACAGCATGAGCGACTTGTTTCATGAGCAAGTACCGTTTAGCTTTATTGATACTGTTTTTAACATTATGGGCCAATGCCATTGGCACACATTTCAGGTGTTAACCAAACGCCCCAAACGTATGTACGATTATTATTTTTCATATAGAGAGCCTTTCAACCCTATACCCGATAACGTTTGGCTGGGCGTAAGTGTAGAAGATCAGGCCACCGCTAATGAGCGTATTCCCATATTGCTAGACATACCGGCTAAAACACGCTTTATAAGTGCCGAGCCCTTGTTAGATAGTTTTAACCTGTTTTCCGCTTACGATATATGGTTAGAAAAAGGAAATAGAGTACCTGTAAGGCCCCTAAGAAAAATGTTACACTGGGTAATTGCCGGTGGCGAAAGCGGTAGCGGAGCAAGGCCCCTTTCGCACCATACAGTAATAAAACTACAGCAAGAGTGCGAAATAAATAACATTCCTTTTTTCTTTAAACAGTGGGGCGAGTATTTCCCAATAAACAGAATACTTACCAGTAAAGAGGTAAGACAACTAGGCAACATGAGCCCTAAAAAATGTATAACCATAGGCGATACCGATTTTTTAAAAGTAGGTAAAAAAGCCGCAGGTAGTACGCTAAACGGCCAAGAGTACAAACAATTTCCAACCAACATTTAA
- a CDS encoding DUF1643 domain-containing protein, translating to MKNQEINTAITTNINALKESMKSAPEMLNTMQDIAKAVGVVTISGAEFSPCRKYRYALWRIWDETKPFVMFIGLNPSTADESKNDRTIARVKTISEHNGYGGFYMMNCFPYISTDPNMLNMMMATIPHSNDAVNDKWLECAAEMCKTVVFAWGNFEIVKILGKNETMQFLFPNAKALHINKNGSPKHPLYCNANTLFIDYNPTKK from the coding sequence ATGAAAAACCAAGAAATTAATACAGCCATTACCACCAATATTAATGCGTTAAAAGAGAGCATGAAAAGCGCACCCGAAATGCTAAACACCATGCAAGATATAGCTAAGGCAGTAGGCGTAGTAACCATTAGCGGTGCCGAGTTTTCGCCTTGCCGTAAATACCGCTATGCACTTTGGCGTATTTGGGATGAAACAAAACCCTTTGTAATGTTTATAGGCCTTAACCCCTCAACGGCCGATGAAAGCAAAAACGATAGAACAATAGCCAGGGTAAAAACCATTAGTGAGCACAACGGTTATGGCGGCTTTTACATGATGAATTGTTTTCCATACATAAGCACAGATCCAAATATGCTAAATATGATGATGGCAACTATACCACACAGTAACGATGCTGTAAACGATAAATGGTTAGAGTGTGCAGCCGAAATGTGCAAAACCGTTGTGTTTGCCTGGGGAAATTTTGAAATAGTAAAAATATTGGGTAAAAATGAAACCATGCAGTTTTTATTCCCCAATGCCAAAGCTTTACACATTAACAAAAACGGTAGCCCAAAGCACCCTTTGTACTGCAATGCCAATACACTTTTTATTGACTATAACCCAACTAAAAAATAA
- a CDS encoding putative peptidoglycan-binding domain-containing protein yields the protein MADYRIIIPHIKKSEGGMSRRKADTASKKPAPYLTTAYNANTRKTETARDWHTNKGITWETFSTNGTKLGYVVNQKNWETMPDSIWVPIFKKIYWDGVGGDQLKSQAIANYLADWSWGAYYTTAVKNLQQVLNRSFGNNLEAKGEIGPLTIAATNKVNPAQLLDLLKAEHLDFYAQVVKANPSQQSNLEGWQNRVDDLYALSKQYLTPVKVTVGLTGLILLSLGIWGSYKLLKPSAA from the coding sequence ATGGCAGATTATAGAATTATAATACCGCACATTAAAAAAAGCGAGGGCGGTATGAGCCGCAGAAAAGCAGATACGGCCAGTAAAAAACCTGCGCCCTACTTAACCACCGCGTATAATGCCAACACCCGTAAAACGGAAACCGCCCGCGATTGGCATACCAACAAAGGCATTACCTGGGAAACCTTTAGCACCAACGGTACCAAGCTGGGCTATGTAGTAAACCAAAAAAATTGGGAAACCATGCCCGATAGTATTTGGGTACCCATATTTAAAAAAATATACTGGGATGGTGTAGGAGGCGATCAGCTAAAAAGCCAAGCAATAGCCAACTATTTAGCCGATTGGAGTTGGGGAGCATATTACACAACAGCCGTAAAAAACTTACAGCAAGTATTAAACCGCAGTTTTGGTAATAACCTAGAAGCAAAAGGAGAAATAGGCCCACTTACCATTGCGGCCACTAATAAAGTAAACCCTGCGCAGTTGTTAGACTTGCTAAAAGCTGAACATTTAGACTTTTACGCGCAAGTAGTAAAAGCAAACCCATCGCAACAAAGTAACCTAGAGGGTTGGCAAAACCGTGTAGACGATTTATATGCCTTAAGTAAGCAATACTTAACCCCTGTTAAGGTAACCGTAGGCCTTACCGGTTTAATATTATTAAGCCTAGGTATTTGGGGTAGTTACAAACTTTTAAAACCAAGTGCCGCTTAG
- a CDS encoding tyrosine-type recombinase/integrase, with amino-acid sequence MDNESPLYSVPQLYDGGLDISKKWRVDYYFTHPITGERERFFAPRENANRIKDVDKRLAEFEKIRLKMLAQLQSGFCPYPGIDLKHLPEKKVNYTTIIDALEAVLKHKQTYVDEETTLPVYKSHVNLFKNWLISKRMGTLKPNEVTSEHIFAYLDYLMIERKNAARSRNNHLVDLTSMFTSMKKINRTWVTENPCEDIEKLPTKSHTNKPYSAAEFKRIADWVREYDIYFYYFLRCEIYFSIRPVEIVKMQVKDIDLQLDKLTLEAVKAKQRVRKIKRIFAVHKADFEALDIANLPGHYYIFTSKGEPGPVRTNRDYFTRRFGKIKKLLGIEPEQTMYALRHTFIIDLVKNANKYNLNTKEIMAISGHTSLQSFQNYIQKYLDEPAEDVSARFSLSF; translated from the coding sequence ATGGATAATGAAAGCCCGCTTTATTCAGTACCCCAACTTTACGATGGCGGACTGGATATTTCAAAAAAATGGAGAGTAGACTACTACTTTACCCACCCTATAACTGGCGAACGAGAACGTTTTTTTGCGCCCAGGGAAAATGCCAACAGAATTAAAGATGTAGATAAACGCCTAGCCGAGTTTGAGAAAATCAGGCTTAAAATGCTGGCCCAGCTACAAAGTGGCTTTTGTCCGTACCCGGGCATTGACCTAAAACACTTACCTGAAAAAAAGGTTAATTACACCACTATTATTGATGCGCTTGAGGCCGTTTTAAAACATAAACAAACGTATGTTGATGAAGAAACAACCTTGCCGGTATACAAAAGCCATGTAAACCTTTTTAAAAACTGGCTTATTAGTAAACGCATGGGTACTTTAAAACCCAATGAGGTTACCAGCGAGCATATATTTGCTTACCTTGACTACTTAATGATAGAGCGGAAAAATGCAGCCCGCAGCCGTAATAACCACCTGGTTGATTTAACCAGTATGTTTACTTCAATGAAAAAAATAAACAGAACATGGGTAACAGAAAACCCATGCGAGGATATTGAAAAACTACCTACTAAAAGCCATACCAATAAACCATACAGCGCGGCTGAGTTTAAACGCATAGCCGACTGGGTACGTGAGTACGATATTTATTTTTACTACTTTTTAAGGTGTGAAATTTACTTTAGCATAAGGCCTGTAGAAATAGTTAAAATGCAGGTAAAGGATATTGACCTACAGTTAGACAAACTAACGCTAGAGGCTGTAAAAGCAAAACAAAGGGTACGCAAAATTAAACGCATATTTGCTGTACACAAGGCCGATTTTGAAGCTTTAGACATAGCCAACTTACCGGGCCATTATTATATTTTTACCAGCAAGGGTGAACCAGGGCCGGTACGTACCAATAGAGATTACTTTACCAGGCGGTTTGGCAAAATTAAAAAGCTGTTGGGCATTGAACCGGAGCAAACCATGTATGCCTTGCGCCACACATTTATTATTGACTTGGTAAAAAATGCAAACAAGTACAACTTAAACACCAAGGAAATAATGGCTATAAGTGGCCACACCAGTTTACAATCTTTCCAAAATTATATACAAAAGTACCTTGACGAACCTGCAGAAGATGTAAGCGCAAGATTTAGTTTAAGTTTTTAG
- the era gene encoding GTPase Era, whose product MSFRAGFVSIIGKPNVGKSTLMNALLGEKISIITPKAQTTRHRILGILNNPEYQIVFSDTPGIIEPKYKLQGSMMKFVNESLEGADLVMFVADFNEQNEEPELIERLKVIKAPIICVINKLDESDQDGVMKKIDFWRSQVDFLEIVPISALNKFNLDLLLKSIKTYLPEGPPFYEQDQVTDKSERFIASEILREKILMRYKEEIPYSVQVEIESFKDEEKLLRISAIIYVMRDSQKQIMIGKGGIAIKNMGIAARRDLEKFFGKQVFLQTFVKVKEGWRDNNNLLKEWGYDNDGQ is encoded by the coding sequence ATGTCGTTTCGTGCTGGTTTTGTAAGTATTATAGGTAAGCCTAATGTTGGTAAATCTACTTTAATGAATGCCCTGTTGGGTGAAAAAATTTCTATTATAACTCCTAAGGCACAAACAACCAGGCATAGAATTCTAGGTATTTTAAACAACCCTGAATATCAAATTGTGTTTTCTGATACTCCCGGTATTATAGAGCCTAAATACAAATTACAAGGCAGCATGATGAAATTTGTAAACGAAAGTTTAGAAGGCGCTGACTTGGTTATGTTTGTAGCTGATTTTAACGAACAAAACGAAGAACCTGAATTAATTGAACGCCTTAAAGTAATTAAAGCACCTATTATTTGTGTTATTAATAAATTAGATGAAAGTGACCAAGATGGCGTAATGAAGAAAATTGACTTTTGGCGTAGTCAGGTTGATTTTCTGGAAATAGTGCCTATTTCAGCCCTCAATAAATTTAACTTGGACTTATTGTTAAAAAGTATCAAAACTTATTTACCTGAAGGACCTCCTTTTTATGAGCAAGACCAGGTAACGGATAAGTCGGAACGATTTATTGCTTCTGAAATTTTGCGCGAAAAAATATTGATGCGCTATAAAGAAGAAATTCCTTATTCGGTGCAGGTTGAAATTGAATCGTTTAAAGACGAAGAAAAATTATTACGTATTAGTGCTATTATATATGTAATGCGCGATTCGCAAAAACAAATTATGATTGGCAAAGGTGGTATAGCCATTAAAAATATGGGTATAGCTGCCAGAAGAGATTTAGAAAAATTCTTTGGTAAACAAGTTTTCTTACAAACTTTTGTAAAGGTGAAAGAAGGCTGGCGTGATAATAATAACCTATTAAAAGAATGGGGTTACGATAATGATGGTCAATAA
- a CDS encoding DUF2459 domain-containing protein, giving the protein MLQKIGKYGLKLCYGILSIASFYYLCCLVLPLVEVNGDYLVKNKGLLVFVAGDGMHSEVIVPVKNEQTNWETFINRADFNATDQEWLCFGFAENKFYQQNKRWDNMNYLTGFSSLCGFGQSVMHVSYEGQYPFNRKFIRKIYLSPEQYLQLCSFIKNSFAQNNGQMLTPFNTTKQGEVTYEAQREFSFFHTCNTWTNNALKVIGYRTGKWTALEGGIREQFSGN; this is encoded by the coding sequence ATGTTACAAAAAATTGGAAAGTATGGCCTTAAACTATGCTATGGAATATTATCCATCGCATCATTTTATTACTTATGTTGTTTGGTTTTGCCCCTTGTTGAAGTAAATGGCGATTACTTAGTTAAAAATAAAGGATTATTGGTTTTTGTAGCTGGTGATGGTATGCATAGCGAAGTAATAGTACCGGTAAAAAACGAACAAACCAATTGGGAAACATTTATAAACAGAGCTGACTTTAACGCAACCGACCAGGAGTGGTTGTGCTTTGGCTTTGCCGAAAACAAATTTTACCAGCAAAATAAACGTTGGGATAATATGAACTATTTAACCGGGTTTTCTTCTTTATGTGGTTTTGGCCAATCAGTTATGCATGTTAGTTACGAAGGACAATATCCGTTTAACAGAAAGTTTATTAGAAAAATATATTTAAGCCCTGAGCAGTACCTGCAATTATGTAGTTTTATTAAAAATAGCTTTGCGCAAAACAATGGGCAAATGTTAACTCCTTTTAATACCACAAAACAAGGTGAGGTTACCTATGAGGCACAAAGAGAGTTTAGTTTTTTCCATACCTGTAATACATGGACAAACAATGCCTTAAAGGTGATTGGTTACAGAACAGGAAAGTGGACAGCTTTAGAAGGTGGAATCAGAGAGCAATTTTCGGGCAATTAA